A region from the Deltaproteobacteria bacterium genome encodes:
- a CDS encoding cytochrome c oxidase subunit 3 family protein, with the protein MGDAHPAERHDPAVAFESAKLGVWTFLATEVLLFGALFTAYAVFRLKFPALFHAEHEKLDRVLGAANTVVLITSSLTVVLGVDAARRGRMRLLQAYYGATILLAAVFLGVKYVEYGEKFHHGLHPGTNIFFSLYFMLTGLHGIHVLLGMGVLAYVLVMAGRGRYSEEYRTPVEMSGLYWHFVDLVWIYLFPLLYLAG; encoded by the coding sequence ATGGGCGACGCGCACCCGGCGGAGCGGCACGATCCCGCGGTCGCCTTCGAGTCGGCGAAGCTCGGGGTCTGGACGTTCCTCGCCACCGAGGTGCTCCTCTTCGGCGCCCTGTTCACGGCGTACGCGGTGTTCCGGCTGAAATTCCCGGCGTTGTTCCACGCGGAGCACGAGAAGCTCGACCGGGTCCTGGGCGCCGCGAACACGGTGGTGCTGATCACGAGCAGCCTCACCGTGGTCCTGGGCGTCGACGCCGCGCGGAGGGGGAGGATGCGGCTCCTCCAGGCGTACTACGGCGCGACCATCCTGCTGGCGGCCGTCTTCCTCGGCGTGAAATACGTCGAGTACGGCGAGAAGTTCCACCACGGCCTCCACCCCGGGACCAACATCTTCTTCTCCCTGTACTTCATGCTGACGGGGCTGCACGGGATCCACGTCCTCCTCGGGATGGGGGTGCTCGCGTACGTCCTGGTCATGGCAGGTCGGGGGCGGTATTCGGAGGAGTACCGCACCCCGGTCGAGATGTCGGGGCTCTACTGGCATTTCGTGGACCTCGTGTGGATCTACCTGTTCCCGCTGCTGTACCTCGCCGGGTGA
- a CDS encoding cytochrome C oxidase subunit IV family protein has protein sequence MGSGAHGGIRKYLAVFGALLCLTVATVLVSYADLGILNVVVALLIASLKASLVALYFMHLRGESRLVWGFALAPIAFLLLILFGTLVDTQLR, from the coding sequence ATGGGAAGCGGCGCGCACGGAGGAATCCGGAAGTACCTGGCGGTGTTCGGGGCTCTCCTCTGCCTGACCGTCGCCACCGTGCTCGTGTCGTACGCGGACCTGGGGATCCTGAACGTCGTCGTGGCGCTCCTGATCGCGTCCCTCAAGGCGTCGCTGGTGGCGCTCTACTTCATGCACCTTCGGGGAGAGAGCCGCCTCGTGTGGGGGTTCGCCCTCGCGCCGATCGCGTTCCTCCTCCTCATCCTCTTCGGCACCCTCGTCGACACGCAGTTGCGCTGA